In the genome of Natronorubrum sediminis, one region contains:
- a CDS encoding SDR family NAD(P)-dependent oxidoreductase, which produces MSQQEVTPPTVSAADIHRINDDSFTGKNVCLVTGAGSGIGRATALAAAGNGLTVAATDIDESGLSGTIERGEELGLEGDIHSIVGDLTVDDDLERIVDDAAALGELSYLANVAGIQHIDPIDEFPMEAYDQMHRIMLRAPLYLTKLCLPHFRASADGRGCVGNMSSVHGHYVTSDKVGYNVSKFGLRGLTQSIAAEGGGDVRAFSISTAYVKTPLVTAQLEDTAEQRGISVEEVIEDVMLGQSRVTEMMEPIDVANLYLIGFSTLGRHLNGGDLMFDGGMTLTYE; this is translated from the coding sequence ATGTCTCAGCAGGAGGTTACGCCACCGACAGTCTCAGCAGCGGACATCCACAGGATCAACGACGACTCCTTCACCGGGAAAAACGTCTGTCTCGTCACCGGGGCCGGGTCGGGAATCGGCCGCGCGACGGCCCTCGCAGCCGCCGGAAACGGTCTCACCGTCGCCGCGACGGATATCGACGAGTCCGGGCTCTCCGGAACGATCGAACGAGGCGAGGAACTCGGTCTCGAGGGCGATATCCACTCGATCGTCGGCGATTTAACGGTCGACGACGACCTCGAGCGAATCGTCGACGACGCCGCGGCGTTGGGCGAACTCTCCTACCTCGCCAACGTCGCCGGGATTCAACATATCGATCCGATCGACGAGTTTCCGATGGAGGCCTACGATCAAATGCACCGAATAATGCTTCGAGCGCCGTTGTACCTCACGAAGCTGTGTTTACCTCACTTTCGGGCGAGTGCGGACGGGCGAGGTTGCGTCGGCAACATGAGTTCGGTTCACGGCCACTACGTTACCAGCGACAAGGTCGGGTACAACGTCTCGAAATTCGGGCTTCGGGGCCTCACACAGTCCATCGCCGCGGAAGGCGGAGGCGACGTTCGCGCGTTTTCGATCAGCACGGCGTACGTCAAGACGCCGCTCGTGACGGCCCAACTCGAGGATACTGCCGAACAACGGGGAATCTCCGTCGAGGAGGTGATCGAAGACGTGATGCTTGGGCAATCTCGCGTGACGGAGATGATGGAACCGATCGACGTCGCGAACCTGTACCTGATCGGGTTCTCTACTCTTGGCCGACATCTCAACGGCGGAGACCTCATGTTTGATGGGGGCATGACGCTAACCTACGAGTAA
- a CDS encoding helix-turn-helix domain-containing protein, whose amino-acid sequence MIDLDIDMRQYDCPFIDTTDDVDIAFSAVQWQLDTDDESLETRLIAKGGSVGALDAGLRELREHPNMTECYILSKRDAVAQIGTTIEETNAMRTIDRNGGYITGPFQIEDGRERWHVGFDDDQDEDHALADLERHNEFTVEDRDQLGPTALFDLLENSESAIGLLEGCRSLTETERTTFEAACKNGYYETPRETTLEELAAQFGVSKTAVSMNLRRGERKVLKAALSALESLEDAQTC is encoded by the coding sequence ATGATCGACCTCGATATCGACATGCGCCAGTACGACTGTCCGTTCATCGATACGACTGACGACGTCGATATCGCGTTCTCGGCCGTGCAGTGGCAACTCGATACCGACGACGAATCGCTCGAGACGCGACTCATCGCGAAGGGAGGGTCCGTCGGAGCGCTCGACGCCGGCCTTCGTGAGCTGCGCGAGCACCCGAACATGACGGAGTGTTACATTCTCTCAAAACGCGACGCCGTCGCCCAAATCGGGACGACCATCGAGGAGACGAACGCGATGCGGACAATCGACCGAAACGGCGGCTACATCACCGGGCCGTTCCAGATCGAGGACGGGCGAGAGCGCTGGCACGTTGGCTTCGACGACGATCAAGACGAGGACCACGCGCTCGCCGACCTCGAGCGTCACAACGAGTTCACCGTCGAGGACCGCGACCAGCTCGGCCCGACGGCGCTATTCGACTTGCTCGAGAACTCGGAAAGCGCGATCGGGTTGCTCGAGGGCTGTCGATCGCTCACCGAAACCGAGCGCACGACCTTCGAAGCGGCCTGCAAAAACGGCTACTACGAGACGCCACGCGAGACGACGCTCGAGGAATTGGCTGCACAGTTCGGCGTCTCGAAGACGGCCGTCTCGATGAACCTCCGACGCGGCGAGCGAAAAGTGCTAAAGGCGGCACTCTCAGCACTCGAGAGTCTCGAGGACGCACAGACCTGCTGA
- the gatB gene encoding Asp-tRNA(Asn)/Glu-tRNA(Gln) amidotransferase subunit GatB — protein sequence MTAQTVQQGDLVTVIGLEVHVQLETDTKIFCGCSTAQTDEPNENVCPVCLGLPGALPVLNEAAVEAAVKIGKAIDAEIPEETRFHRKNYYYPDLPKNFQITQYDEPICADGDLEISVEGDRRTVTIERAHLEEDPGSLQHVGGGGGIDSADYTLVNYNRAGTPLMEIVTAPDFRSPGEVRAFLAELEEVLEYLGVFDAERDGSLRIDANLSIIPEEDIESDDVSEIGTDALESANRTEVKNISSHKGAEKALAYEETRQKNAIQRGRAVEQETRHWDESRGITVSMRSKEEEKDYRYFEEADLPPLRVSHWKEEIDIPELPTARRERFQAEYDLNEEAASKLTSTKQVADFYEDVASEFDPDLAATWVADNLLGELNYRDMEITDLEGRLEDVTRLVELVAEDEITSKNAHETVLRSMLDEGATPDEIVDEAGLGKTSGDEVQSAVVEAIDENPEAVEDYESGDDGAINFLVGQVMQKTGGSADPGDVNQQLRAELE from the coding sequence ATGACTGCCCAGACCGTCCAGCAGGGCGACCTCGTCACCGTCATCGGCCTCGAGGTTCACGTCCAGTTGGAAACCGACACGAAGATTTTCTGTGGCTGTTCGACGGCACAGACGGACGAGCCGAACGAAAACGTCTGTCCAGTCTGTCTCGGCCTGCCGGGTGCCCTGCCCGTGCTCAACGAGGCCGCCGTCGAAGCCGCGGTCAAGATCGGCAAGGCGATCGACGCCGAAATCCCCGAGGAGACTCGCTTTCACCGGAAGAACTACTACTACCCCGACCTGCCCAAGAACTTCCAGATCACCCAGTACGACGAACCGATCTGTGCCGACGGCGACCTCGAGATCTCCGTCGAGGGCGACCGACGCACGGTCACCATCGAGCGTGCACACCTCGAGGAAGACCCGGGCAGCCTCCAGCACGTCGGCGGCGGTGGGGGAATCGACTCCGCGGACTACACGCTGGTCAACTACAACCGCGCGGGCACGCCCCTCATGGAGATCGTCACGGCACCCGACTTCCGAAGCCCCGGCGAGGTTCGAGCGTTTCTCGCCGAACTCGAGGAGGTTCTCGAGTACCTGGGCGTCTTCGACGCCGAGCGAGACGGCAGCCTGCGGATCGACGCCAACCTCTCGATCATCCCCGAGGAGGACATCGAGAGCGACGACGTGAGCGAGATCGGCACGGACGCCCTCGAGTCGGCCAACCGAACCGAGGTCAAGAACATCTCGAGTCACAAAGGTGCCGAGAAGGCCCTGGCCTACGAGGAGACACGCCAGAAGAACGCGATCCAGCGCGGCCGTGCGGTCGAACAGGAGACGCGCCACTGGGACGAGTCCCGCGGTATCACGGTCTCGATGCGCTCGAAAGAAGAGGAGAAAGACTACCGTTACTTCGAGGAGGCCGACCTGCCGCCGCTTCGGGTTTCACACTGGAAAGAAGAGATCGACATTCCGGAGCTTCCGACGGCCCGTCGCGAGCGCTTTCAGGCGGAGTACGACCTGAACGAGGAAGCCGCCTCGAAGCTCACGTCGACCAAGCAGGTCGCGGACTTCTACGAGGACGTCGCGAGCGAGTTCGACCCCGACCTCGCAGCCACCTGGGTCGCGGACAACTTACTCGGCGAACTCAACTACCGCGATATGGAGATCACCGATCTCGAGGGGCGACTCGAGGACGTTACGCGACTCGTGGAACTCGTCGCCGAGGACGAGATCACGTCGAAGAACGCCCACGAGACGGTGCTTCGGTCGATGCTCGACGAGGGGGCCACACCCGACGAAATCGTCGACGAAGCGGGACTCGGCAAGACGAGCGGCGACGAGGTCCAATCGGCCGTTGTTGAGGCCATCGACGAGAATCCGGAGGCGGTCGAGGACTACGAATCGGGCGACGACGGCGCGATCAACTTCCTCGTTGGACAGGTCATGCAAAAGACGGGAGGGAGTGCGGACCCAGGCGACGTGAATCAGCAGTTGCGCGCCGAACTCGAGTGA
- a CDS encoding branched-chain amino acid ABC transporter permease — MTDSTPRFTTPFGSMNTVQFAFIAVSVLALLTAPFWSAMLPSHLALMQALTLACIWAIFAMGWDIQSGYTGYISFGHSVLSGAAGYTTAMLIYNVDPNMSLWITIPLSVVMTVLIGLVIALPSLRLRGPYFSLITFAAVLVFYRMLRPLSEYTGGETGISRNIYTYGSDTTILGFELFYYEVRYYIALVPMLLVALGLLYISRSNNGMVFKAIRENESAVEAAGLDATKFKIWSFAVSSVPMGIGGVLLVHRFGTVNPELFVIVDNSIEMIAMAVLGGIGSILGPVAGAFFFIVANDYVLPGVGNVLPIIDFGTTTRYAVLWTLVLLVLVFARDGLGRKLWNWLGRLGGDDR; from the coding sequence ATGACTGATAGCACACCGCGATTCACGACGCCGTTCGGATCGATGAACACGGTGCAGTTCGCGTTCATCGCCGTTTCCGTACTCGCACTGCTCACCGCACCGTTCTGGAGCGCGATGTTGCCGAGTCACCTCGCGCTCATGCAGGCGTTGACGCTCGCGTGTATCTGGGCCATCTTCGCGATGGGCTGGGACATCCAGAGCGGCTACACCGGCTACATCAGTTTCGGGCACTCGGTGCTCTCCGGTGCCGCCGGATACACGACCGCGATGTTGATCTACAACGTGGACCCGAACATGTCCCTGTGGATTACGATTCCACTGTCGGTCGTCATGACGGTGCTCATCGGGCTTGTCATCGCGTTGCCGTCGCTTCGGCTGCGTGGCCCGTACTTCTCGTTGATTACGTTCGCCGCGGTGCTCGTCTTCTACCGGATGCTCCGACCACTCAGCGAGTATACCGGCGGAGAGACGGGCATCTCGAGGAACATCTACACGTACGGTAGCGACACGACCATCCTCGGGTTCGAACTGTTCTACTACGAGGTTCGCTACTACATCGCGCTCGTGCCGATGCTCCTCGTCGCGCTCGGATTGCTCTACATCTCCCGGTCGAACAACGGGATGGTGTTCAAGGCGATCCGCGAGAACGAATCGGCCGTCGAGGCGGCGGGACTCGACGCGACGAAGTTCAAGATTTGGTCGTTCGCGGTGAGTTCGGTGCCGATGGGGATTGGTGGCGTCTTACTCGTCCACCGTTTCGGGACCGTCAATCCGGAGCTGTTCGTCATCGTCGACAACAGCATCGAGATGATCGCGATGGCCGTCCTCGGCGGAATCGGCTCGATTCTCGGGCCGGTCGCTGGGGCGTTCTTCTTCATCGTCGCGAACGATTACGTGCTCCCGGGGGTCGGAAACGTCCTGCCGATAATCGATTTCGGGACGACGACCAGATACGCCGTGCTCTGGACGCTCGTCTTACTCGTCCTCGTGTTCGCACGGGACGGGCTCGGGCGGAAACTCTGGAACTGGCTCGGACGCCTCGGAGGTGACGACCGATGA
- a CDS encoding AMP-binding protein produces the protein MSGDTPNSSLEDVDRVVHEPSQSFVESTNVHDFMQTHGIDDTDELIERSTTDIDGVEESGLEWFWDELVDYLDIEFYEPYDAVRDDSEGPQFSDWYPGGELNIAHNVADRHAAVDEERRNKVATIWEGEDGEVREVTYHELERQSSQVANALEERGIETGDTVGLYMPMVPEVASILYGCFKVGAIAVPIFSGFGVDATATRIEDSECSVLFTGDGFYRRGDPVYLKSAADEAIEEAGYVEDTIVFDRLGASTESSEHTVPWNDDRDAWWADAIETRDDEYETKSLDSSQESMLLYSSGTTGKPKGIVHTHAGVQVQCAKEVFFGMDLKPADRLFWVSDIGWMMGPWTLIGTHTFGGTVFMYEGAPDHPEPDRFWEMIDRHSLTQFGISPTAIRALRKHGKRQSTADEPSGSGGTGDDDWLEGHDLSSLRLLGSTGEPWDPESWQWFYENVGNGEAPIINISGGTEICGCFLMPLPNQSLKPCTLGGPGLGMDIDIVDRQGDSVEDDHERGYLVARDSCPSMTKSLWSGDDRYLNEYWSTFEDMWNHGDWAQKDEDGFWFLHGRADDVLNVAGRKVGPAEVEGALIDHEAVNQAAAIGAPDDTTGTAVVTYVVLDDGHQVSDALREELRAQVGEELGKPFRPREVLFVDEFPKTQSGKIIRRAIEATYTGEDLGDMSSIENPDALEELEDAR, from the coding sequence ATGTCAGGGGACACACCGAATTCCAGTCTCGAGGACGTCGATCGTGTCGTTCACGAACCGAGTCAGTCGTTCGTCGAGTCGACGAACGTCCACGACTTCATGCAGACGCACGGTATCGACGACACTGACGAACTCATCGAGCGATCGACGACCGATATCGACGGTGTCGAGGAATCGGGCCTCGAGTGGTTCTGGGACGAACTCGTCGACTACCTCGATATCGAGTTCTACGAGCCCTACGATGCCGTCAGAGACGATAGCGAGGGACCACAGTTCAGCGACTGGTATCCCGGCGGGGAACTCAACATCGCTCACAACGTCGCGGATCGTCACGCCGCTGTCGACGAGGAGCGACGAAACAAAGTCGCGACCATCTGGGAGGGCGAAGACGGCGAGGTGCGTGAAGTAACGTACCACGAACTCGAGCGCCAGTCGAGTCAGGTCGCGAACGCGCTCGAGGAACGCGGTATCGAGACGGGCGATACGGTGGGGCTCTACATGCCGATGGTCCCCGAAGTCGCCTCGATTCTCTACGGTTGTTTCAAGGTAGGGGCGATCGCCGTCCCGATCTTCTCGGGCTTCGGGGTGGACGCGACGGCGACTCGGATCGAGGACTCCGAGTGTTCGGTGCTCTTTACGGGCGACGGCTTCTACCGCCGCGGCGATCCCGTTTATCTCAAGAGCGCAGCAGACGAGGCGATCGAAGAGGCTGGTTACGTCGAGGACACGATCGTCTTCGATCGACTCGGCGCGAGTACCGAGTCCTCAGAACACACCGTCCCCTGGAACGACGACCGCGACGCGTGGTGGGCCGACGCGATCGAAACGCGAGACGACGAGTACGAGACGAAATCGCTCGACTCAAGCCAGGAGTCGATGCTCCTCTACTCGTCGGGGACGACGGGGAAACCGAAGGGAATCGTCCACACCCACGCGGGTGTACAGGTGCAGTGTGCGAAGGAGGTCTTCTTCGGGATGGATCTCAAACCCGCGGATCGCCTCTTTTGGGTCTCGGACATCGGCTGGATGATGGGGCCGTGGACGCTCATCGGCACCCACACCTTCGGCGGCACCGTCTTCATGTACGAAGGCGCGCCCGACCACCCCGAACCCGACCGATTCTGGGAAATGATCGACCGCCACAGCCTCACGCAGTTTGGCATCTCGCCGACCGCGATTCGCGCGCTCCGGAAACACGGCAAGCGGCAGAGTACGGCTGACGAGCCATCCGGCTCCGGCGGAACCGGAGACGACGACTGGCTCGAGGGCCACGACCTCTCCTCGCTTCGGCTACTCGGGTCGACCGGCGAGCCCTGGGACCCTGAATCGTGGCAGTGGTTCTACGAGAACGTCGGCAACGGCGAGGCCCCGATCATCAACATCTCCGGCGGGACGGAGATCTGTGGCTGTTTCCTGATGCCGTTGCCGAATCAGTCGCTCAAACCCTGTACGCTGGGCGGGCCGGGGCTCGGAATGGACATCGACATCGTCGACCGACAGGGCGACTCCGTCGAAGACGACCACGAACGGGGCTACCTCGTGGCTCGAGACTCCTGTCCGTCGATGACCAAGTCGCTGTGGTCGGGCGACGACCGGTATCTCAACGAGTACTGGTCGACGTTCGAGGACATGTGGAATCACGGCGACTGGGCCCAGAAGGACGAAGACGGCTTCTGGTTCCTCCACGGCCGCGCGGACGACGTGCTCAACGTTGCGGGCCGGAAGGTCGGCCCTGCAGAAGTGGAAGGTGCGTTGATCGACCACGAGGCCGTCAACCAGGCCGCCGCCATCGGCGCGCCGGACGACACGACCGGAACGGCGGTCGTCACCTACGTCGTCCTCGACGACGGCCACCAGGTGTCGGACGCGTTACGCGAGGAACTGCGCGCACAGGTCGGCGAGGAGTTAGGCAAACCGTTCCGTCCCCGCGAGGTACTGTTCGTCGACGAGTTCCCGAAAACGCAGTCAGGCAAGATCATTCGTCGCGCCATCGAGGCGACCTACACCGGCGAGGATCTCGGCGACATGAGCAGTATCGAGAACCCGGACGCACTCGAGGAACTCGAAGACGCACGGTAG
- a CDS encoding ABC transporter substrate-binding protein: MTTVAGCAGRGGDDDVFRIGHIGPTTQPMGIGSEQSAEIAVDQIDEILDQEVELLTGDTEAEVDHAEAVIETMIVEDNIDLLVGTFVTEVTQGIMDFVAERDVPFIITGSADTETVVDYHGEDYETYKNIFRTGPINSSLQAESVVEYAEFLADEHGWTSFGLLRDDAAWTVPFGDEIPGLFEETDLSLDYETAADIETDDFTSYYDSFESEGVDVVLRIAAHANGANLVSTWQGEYNFAMEGIHVTSMSPEFWDQTNGACLYESTGQAGAGGVTEMSDGDETMSFVEAYQEEYGDEEPSMPMYMGFNTYDAINFYKEAVEDAGTADYDDDLDDIVDAMLSLTYDGTAGEISLYGEDDEYPHDVQEVRDEDDRIVNFPITQWQEGGEVECVFPETYATADHQAPDWM; the protein is encoded by the coding sequence ATGACGACAGTTGCAGGGTGTGCTGGCCGTGGTGGTGACGACGATGTCTTTCGAATCGGCCACATCGGCCCGACGACGCAGCCGATGGGGATTGGGTCGGAACAGAGTGCGGAGATTGCAGTCGACCAAATCGACGAAATTCTCGATCAGGAGGTCGAACTCTTGACGGGTGATACGGAAGCGGAAGTCGACCATGCGGAGGCTGTTATCGAGACGATGATCGTCGAGGACAACATCGACCTCCTCGTCGGAACGTTCGTCACCGAGGTTACGCAGGGGATCATGGACTTCGTCGCCGAACGCGACGTGCCGTTCATCATCACGGGTTCTGCCGACACGGAGACTGTCGTCGACTACCACGGCGAGGACTACGAGACGTACAAGAACATCTTCAGAACGGGACCGATCAACTCGTCGCTCCAGGCGGAGTCGGTCGTCGAGTACGCGGAGTTCCTCGCCGACGAACACGGCTGGACCTCGTTCGGATTGCTTCGTGACGACGCTGCGTGGACAGTGCCCTTCGGCGACGAGATTCCCGGCCTGTTCGAGGAAACTGACCTCTCGCTCGATTACGAGACAGCCGCCGACATCGAGACGGACGACTTCACCTCGTACTACGATTCCTTCGAAAGCGAAGGAGTCGACGTCGTCCTTCGGATCGCTGCACACGCCAATGGGGCGAATCTGGTCTCCACGTGGCAAGGGGAGTACAATTTCGCGATGGAGGGTATTCACGTTACGTCGATGTCGCCCGAGTTCTGGGATCAGACCAACGGTGCGTGCCTCTACGAGTCGACGGGACAGGCGGGCGCAGGCGGCGTCACCGAGATGAGCGACGGCGACGAAACCATGTCGTTCGTCGAGGCCTATCAGGAGGAGTACGGCGACGAAGAGCCGAGCATGCCGATGTACATGGGCTTCAACACGTACGACGCGATCAACTTCTACAAGGAAGCCGTCGAGGACGCCGGAACTGCCGATTACGACGACGACCTCGACGACATCGTCGACGCCATGCTCAGTCTCACCTACGACGGGACTGCGGGCGAGATCAGCCTCTACGGCGAAGACGACGAGTACCCCCACGACGTCCAGGAAGTCCGGGACGAAGACGACCGAATCGTCAACTTCCCCATCACGCAGTGGCAAGAAGGCGGGGAAGTCGAGTGCGTCTTCCCAGAGACGTACGCGACGGCAGACCACCAAGCTCCCGACTGGATGTGA
- a CDS encoding branched-chain amino acid ABC transporter permease, whose product MLDSIISILVTGAMLSAVYALIAVGFTMIFGVGGVLNLAHGGLIMIGAYTYLVVTDASFVGLHPVVGFIVAIAIAAIASYVLYVGLVQFIEDDIVITFLATVVVALLLTELATMQFTTNSYTLAVWGGSFHLESVGVRVRYNDLLGFVASWIAIGLLWYYVTKTDQGRSILAASMSERGAQLTGVDLRAVKARTWLIAGGLAGLAGVFLGTRTYPANPEMWLNPLALAFIIVVIGGIGSIKGSIVAAYLIGYLETIAITQLGASYQGIFALIVLVAVLIVLPEGLYGREFVHD is encoded by the coding sequence ATGTTAGATAGTATTATTTCGATACTCGTCACCGGAGCGATGCTCAGCGCCGTGTACGCGCTCATCGCCGTCGGATTCACGATGATATTCGGCGTCGGTGGCGTGCTCAATCTCGCCCACGGCGGGTTGATCATGATCGGTGCGTACACGTACCTGGTCGTCACCGACGCCAGTTTCGTCGGACTCCATCCTGTTGTCGGGTTCATCGTCGCGATTGCAATCGCCGCAATCGCGTCCTACGTCCTCTACGTCGGACTGGTGCAGTTCATCGAAGACGACATCGTGATCACGTTCCTGGCGACCGTCGTCGTCGCGCTCCTCCTCACGGAGCTCGCGACGATGCAGTTCACGACGAACTCCTACACGCTCGCCGTCTGGGGCGGCTCGTTCCACCTCGAGTCGGTCGGCGTTCGCGTCAGGTACAACGACCTCCTCGGGTTCGTCGCCTCGTGGATCGCCATCGGACTACTCTGGTACTACGTGACGAAAACGGACCAGGGTCGGTCGATTCTTGCGGCCTCGATGAGCGAACGCGGAGCGCAGTTGACTGGTGTCGACCTCCGCGCCGTCAAGGCCCGAACGTGGCTGATCGCCGGCGGCCTCGCCGGCCTCGCGGGGGTCTTCCTCGGCACGCGAACGTACCCCGCGAACCCGGAGATGTGGTTGAACCCGCTCGCGCTGGCGTTCATCATCGTCGTTATCGGCGGGATCGGGAGCATCAAGGGCTCGATCGTCGCTGCCTACCTGATCGGCTACCTCGAGACGATTGCGATCACCCAACTGGGTGCGAGTTATCAGGGCATCTTCGCGCTGATCGTGCTCGTGGCAGTGTTGATCGTCTTGCCGGAAGGCCTCTACGGGAGGGAGTTCGTCCATGACTGA
- a CDS encoding MBL fold metallo-hydrolase, producing the protein MDRITLGNDEFEGRNNAYVLADDEQDELALVDTGIATPDIREQLRVGLEKRGYAFSDVDDIVLTHFHVDHAGLAGEIQAESDATVYVHEADAPMVERDSEAIAAVERRRQAYLDEWGVPEDEQAELLAFFEDAISIEGDGASVTPVEDGDRLEVGGDTLETVHAPGHSAGLSCFDVADGTEAFVGDALLPVYTPNVGGADVRVERPLEQYLASLRRIADHEYQRVWPGHRDPIENPRERALEILDHHRERSENILGVLEEHGPADAWTVSERLFGDLEGIHIVHGPGEAFAHLDHLTHEGVLEKEQGVYRMPESVDGLESVFSRET; encoded by the coding sequence ATGGATCGGATTACGCTGGGGAACGACGAGTTCGAGGGCCGAAACAACGCGTACGTGCTCGCAGACGACGAACAGGACGAACTCGCGCTGGTCGATACCGGCATCGCGACGCCGGATATTCGTGAGCAGTTGCGTGTCGGACTCGAGAAACGGGGCTACGCGTTTTCGGACGTCGACGACATCGTCCTGACGCACTTTCACGTCGATCACGCGGGACTCGCCGGAGAGATACAAGCGGAGAGTGACGCGACGGTGTACGTCCACGAGGCCGACGCGCCGATGGTCGAACGCGATTCCGAGGCGATCGCCGCCGTCGAACGGCGGCGACAGGCGTACTTAGACGAGTGGGGCGTTCCCGAGGACGAACAAGCGGAACTGTTGGCGTTTTTCGAGGACGCGATCAGCATCGAAGGCGATGGCGCGTCCGTGACGCCGGTCGAAGACGGGGATCGACTCGAGGTCGGGGGAGACACCCTCGAGACGGTACACGCACCCGGTCACTCGGCCGGCCTCAGTTGTTTCGACGTGGCCGATGGAACGGAGGCGTTCGTCGGGGACGCACTGTTGCCGGTCTACACGCCGAACGTTGGCGGGGCAGACGTTCGCGTCGAGCGCCCACTGGAGCAGTATCTCGCGTCTTTGCGTCGAATCGCCGACCACGAGTACCAACGAGTCTGGCCCGGCCACCGCGATCCGATCGAGAACCCGCGCGAGCGAGCCCTCGAAATCCTCGACCACCACCGCGAGCGAAGCGAGAACATCCTCGGCGTGCTCGAGGAACACGGGCCGGCGGACGCGTGGACGGTCAGCGAGCGCTTATTCGGCGACCTCGAGGGGATCCACATCGTTCACGGGCCGGGTGAGGCGTTCGCCCACCTCGATCACCTGACGCACGAAGGGGTCCTCGAGAAAGAACAGGGCGTCTATCGAATGCCGGAGTCAGTGGACGGCCTCGAGTCGGTCTTTTCTCGAGAGACGTAA
- a CDS encoding cupin domain-containing protein has product MATTSKNHSEAPRAVDLDQFEGADVYQESDEHARVRGYFPLTPGMPNGTDAGAEESMIVCIEIEPGNYLPSHEDSNEELLVVTAGAVEATVGDDTIDLRAGQCAVVPEMVPHAISNTGEETAYVIGFFPNTELTATFDETLEPFGSAELAIGPVPPEDRGNGDEA; this is encoded by the coding sequence ATGGCGACAACATCGAAGAACCACTCAGAAGCGCCTCGAGCCGTCGACCTCGACCAGTTCGAGGGAGCAGACGTGTATCAGGAGAGCGACGAACACGCCCGAGTCCGCGGGTACTTCCCGCTGACACCCGGAATGCCGAACGGAACCGACGCCGGTGCCGAGGAGTCGATGATCGTTTGTATCGAAATCGAGCCCGGAAATTACCTGCCGTCCCACGAGGACAGCAACGAGGAACTCCTCGTCGTGACTGCAGGAGCCGTCGAGGCGACGGTCGGTGACGACACGATCGACCTGCGAGCCGGACAGTGTGCGGTCGTCCCCGAGATGGTGCCACACGCCATCTCCAATACGGGCGAGGAGACGGCCTACGTCATCGGATTCTTCCCTAACACCGAACTGACCGCGACGTTCGACGAGACGCTCGAGCCGTTCGGTTCGGCGGAATTAGCTATCGGCCCCGTGCCACCGGAAGACCGAGGAAACGGCGACGAAGCGTAA